From the genome of Cognaticolwellia beringensis, one region includes:
- a CDS encoding CDP-alcohol phosphatidyltransferase family protein: protein MLDKYITPVIKPLLHPVVSLLDKKNVTADQLTVIGFIIGLFAVPLLAFNLWDFALAAIILNRIFDGLDGALARHQNSSTSAGGFLDICLDFLFYAAIPLGFALANPEHNALAAAVLLAVFIGTGSSFLAFAIPAEKFNLEKPQFAYKSFYYLNGLTEGTETIAVFIAFCLWPQYFAELAYGFAFLAGITIVTRVYGGYHTLKLQTINIQASAKESADTSNIKTDS, encoded by the coding sequence ATGTTAGATAAATATATTACACCCGTGATAAAGCCCTTATTACATCCAGTAGTGAGTCTTTTAGATAAAAAAAACGTAACGGCTGATCAACTCACCGTTATTGGTTTTATTATAGGTTTATTTGCCGTGCCTTTATTGGCCTTTAATTTGTGGGATTTTGCCTTAGCGGCCATTATTTTAAATCGAATATTTGACGGTTTAGATGGCGCACTAGCGCGGCACCAAAATAGCAGCACAAGTGCTGGCGGCTTTTTAGATATTTGCCTCGACTTTTTGTTTTATGCTGCTATACCTTTAGGCTTTGCTCTAGCCAACCCTGAACATAATGCATTAGCTGCTGCGGTATTATTAGCGGTATTTATTGGTACAGGTTCCAGTTTTTTAGCTTTTGCTATTCCGGCAGAAAAATTCAACTTAGAAAAACCCCAATTTGCTTACAAAAGTTTTTATTATTTAAACGGCTTAACCGAAGGTACCGAAACCATAGCTGTTTTCATCGCATTTTGTTTATGGCCGCAATATTTTGCTGAACTCGCTTATGGCTTTGCTTTTTTAGCGGGTATAACAATAGTTACAAGAGTGTATGGTGGTTATCATACCTTGAAATTACAGACGATAAATATTCAAGCCTCTGCTAAAGAAAGTGCAGATACAAGCAATATTAAAACGGATAGCTAG
- a CDS encoding ATP-binding cassette domain-containing protein, which yields MNPTGENNSLQIENLTISRDKAPLLSLNETIKGGEVLTIMGPSGSGKSTLLNWLTGMLPKGFNADGNVHLNGANITHTASYQRHMGLLYQDALLFPHLSVADNIAFAMPKGDKKARATKISFALAEVGLAGLDHRHPDSLSGGQQARVALLRVLLSQPKAILLDEPFSKLDSQLRQETRQLVFEQIKQHKLPAIMVTHDESDAIAANGKVIHLSMN from the coding sequence ATGAACCCCACTGGCGAGAACAACAGTTTACAGATAGAAAATTTAACCATATCACGAGATAAAGCCCCGCTATTATCACTTAATGAAACAATAAAAGGTGGTGAGGTGTTAACCATTATGGGCCCTTCTGGCAGTGGTAAGTCAACTTTATTGAACTGGCTAACGGGTATGTTACCTAAAGGATTTAATGCCGATGGTAATGTACATTTAAATGGCGCTAATATTACCCACACAGCAAGTTATCAACGCCATATGGGTTTGCTGTATCAAGACGCATTGTTGTTTCCGCATTTATCAGTTGCTGATAACATTGCTTTTGCCATGCCAAAAGGTGATAAAAAAGCTAGGGCAACAAAAATTAGCTTCGCCCTCGCTGAAGTTGGTTTAGCAGGTTTAGATCATCGTCATCCCGACAGTTTATCAGGCGGACAACAAGCACGAGTGGCACTTTTAAGGGTGTTATTAAGTCAACCTAAAGCTATATTATTAGATGAGCCGTTCAGTAAGTTAGATAGTCAATTACGCCAAGAAACCCGACAGTTGGTTTTTGAGCAAATAAAGCAACACAAGTTACCCGCTATAATGGTGACCCATGATGAGTCTGATGCGATTGCCGCTAACGGTAAAGTTATTCACTTGTCGATGAATTAG
- a CDS encoding ABC transporter permease, with product MSNSLITKTKTKTRDSFFSTIVNISPKLLMTILILPVLGGLLGVILPAFGWLPALDKTQFNLQGFEQLMQTPGIAQMIGLSFFTSIVSGLLAFIITLLLIATYFDSPWLARIQRLLGPILVIPHAAAAIAIAFLITPSGMIARLLSPWITGWQSPIDWLLPHDPYGISIIMGLTLKELPFLLLMTLSAIAQPALNIKLRAQYRLALSLGYYPMTAFFKAVLPNIYPLMRLPILAILAYASASVEMPLILGPNTPPTLAVAIMNWFHDVDLSLRIKASAGALLQLLITVAVLITWWILEKLTLAITCKSLSNGQRQYGDILWAKVISIFTVLLISSIALALLGMVFWSFAGYWQFPLALPEQWVLLHWKSALIQVQTPIINSLSIGLVSTSVAVILTLLTLEFEKQNGAQLSNYSSLIIYLPLMIPSIAFLFGLVWLQEALHSKTTFINVALAHLLFVLPYVFLSLATSYRKLDPRYAQVAASLGASPLKIFLQVSLPQLLMPILMASALGLAISFSQYLPTILVGGGRLNTVTTEAVSLANGASRRTSAVYALIQMLLPAIAFSMIWLVSTRQNKQRAQQMKTEVTL from the coding sequence ATGAGCAATTCATTGATCACTAAAACTAAAACTAAAACGCGTGATAGCTTTTTTAGCACGATAGTTAACATTAGCCCTAAACTGTTAATGACCATATTAATTTTGCCAGTACTTGGTGGCTTACTTGGCGTAATATTACCCGCGTTTGGCTGGCTTCCGGCCTTAGATAAAACCCAGTTTAACTTGCAAGGGTTTGAGCAATTAATGCAAACACCCGGTATAGCGCAGATGATAGGTTTGAGCTTTTTCACCAGCATTGTCAGTGGCTTGCTAGCGTTTATTATCACATTATTATTAATCGCAACATATTTCGACAGCCCTTGGTTAGCGCGCATCCAGCGTTTACTAGGGCCCATTTTAGTTATTCCACATGCGGCAGCCGCAATTGCCATTGCATTTTTAATTACGCCGTCGGGTATGATCGCCCGTTTACTATCACCATGGATAACCGGGTGGCAAAGCCCAATTGACTGGCTTCTACCTCACGACCCATACGGTATAAGCATTATCATGGGGTTAACGCTAAAAGAACTGCCCTTTCTATTACTGATGACGTTAAGTGCTATTGCTCAACCAGCGCTCAATATTAAGTTGCGCGCTCAATATCGTCTCGCCCTTAGCTTAGGTTATTACCCAATGACCGCCTTTTTCAAAGCGGTATTGCCAAACATATATCCATTAATGCGCTTACCCATATTAGCCATACTCGCCTACGCGAGTGCTAGTGTAGAAATGCCATTAATACTAGGTCCAAATACACCACCGACATTAGCCGTGGCGATAATGAATTGGTTTCATGATGTTGATTTAAGTTTGCGAATAAAAGCATCTGCAGGAGCCTTATTACAGCTACTGATTACCGTTGCAGTTCTCATTACATGGTGGATATTAGAAAAGTTAACACTGGCTATAACCTGCAAAAGCCTCAGCAATGGTCAACGCCAGTACGGCGATATTTTGTGGGCTAAAGTCATCAGTATTTTTACCGTTTTGTTGATCAGCTCTATTGCGCTAGCATTACTTGGCATGGTGTTTTGGTCGTTTGCTGGCTACTGGCAGTTTCCGTTAGCCTTACCTGAGCAATGGGTGCTTCTGCATTGGAAGTCTGCACTGATACAAGTACAAACCCCCATCATAAACTCACTCAGTATCGGTTTAGTGTCAACAAGTGTTGCGGTCATTTTAACTTTACTAACCTTAGAGTTTGAAAAACAAAATGGTGCTCAACTTTCAAATTACAGTAGTTTGATTATTTATTTACCGCTGATGATCCCCTCCATTGCTTTTTTATTTGGTTTAGTTTGGTTACAAGAAGCCCTGCACAGTAAAACAACCTTTATAAATGTCGCTTTGGCACATCTATTGTTTGTTTTACCCTACGTATTTTTATCTTTAGCAACTAGTTACCGTAAACTGGATCCTCGGTATGCCCAAGTTGCAGCAAGCCTAGGCGCCTCACCTTTAAAGATATTTTTACAGGTGAGTTTACCGCAACTACTTATGCCTATTTTAATGGCCAGTGCTTTAGGGCTTGCTATTAGCTTTAGTCAATACTTACCTACGATACTTGTTGGCGGTGGTCGATTGAATACTGTCACTACTGAAGCGGTAAGCTTAGCCAATGGCGCTAGTCGTCGCACCAGTGCCGTATACGCACTCATACAAATGCTATTACCTGCTATTGCTTTTTCCATGATATGGCTAGTATCGACACGACAAAACAAACAAAGAGCGCAACAGATGAAAACCGAGGTTACCTTATGA
- a CDS encoding ABC transporter substrate-binding protein, with translation MSSKKSRLTTLFTYVCLNKFIISLSSKQTSDLKAQRPTTSKVTAFIEKFWQLTIISVALLPLSSLSYAELSSAVITDQTAISDELSGKKSGETSAAKSPEVLTQKTTLKTRWNTIEASGKNHSVYFHAWGGDPQINSYIQWLAKRVKQLHNIDLHHVKLTDTSEAVSRVLAEKSAENHQQGQVDLVWINGENFASMAQYQLLAKGWVAQLPNFSLTNPSENEAMTRDFGLPTQGMEAPWGQASLTFYYTPTHQSNEFNFAQHSYQESIQHAPKDVQQLLTWAEQNPGRFTYPKPPDFLSLSFLKYALIALNQFQTEQIKSGLYQAVTPLSQAALLPVLWRYLDKLHPNLWHQGQYFVASGTALQRLVGDGEINLGFTFSAAQIPASVARYNLPENTRSFVMQDGSLSNIHFVAIPYNAANSNSAKVVANFMLSVEAQAKKQQAEVWGDSTVIDVSQLPSPQQLLFSTNKQSPSALPISSKIKALSEPHPSWSKLISREWLKRYGAQ, from the coding sequence ATGAGTAGTAAAAAGAGTCGTTTAACGACTCTTTTTACTTATGTTTGTCTGAATAAATTTATTATTTCATTATCCAGTAAGCAAACATCTGACTTAAAAGCACAACGTCCTACAACCTCAAAAGTAACAGCCTTTATTGAGAAATTTTGGCAGTTAACCATTATATCAGTCGCCCTACTACCCTTATCATCATTAAGTTATGCCGAACTTTCTTCAGCTGTAATCACTGATCAAACCGCCATATCAGATGAATTATCTGGTAAAAAATCTGGTGAAACATCAGCAGCAAAATCGCCTGAAGTATTAACCCAAAAAACAACCTTAAAAACTCGTTGGAATACCATTGAAGCATCAGGTAAAAATCACTCCGTATACTTTCATGCTTGGGGCGGTGACCCACAAATTAATAGTTATATTCAGTGGTTAGCAAAGCGAGTAAAACAATTACATAATATCGACTTACACCATGTAAAATTAACCGACACCAGTGAAGCTGTTAGCCGTGTATTAGCAGAAAAGTCGGCAGAGAACCATCAGCAAGGGCAAGTTGATTTAGTCTGGATTAACGGCGAAAACTTTGCATCTATGGCTCAATATCAACTTTTAGCTAAAGGCTGGGTTGCGCAATTACCTAATTTTTCGTTGACTAACCCTAGTGAGAATGAGGCCATGACCCGTGATTTCGGTCTGCCAACACAAGGCATGGAAGCTCCTTGGGGGCAAGCGTCGCTGACTTTTTATTACACGCCGACGCATCAAAGCAATGAATTTAATTTTGCACAGCATAGCTATCAAGAGAGTATTCAACATGCGCCTAAAGATGTTCAGCAACTACTCACTTGGGCTGAGCAAAACCCTGGGCGTTTTACTTACCCCAAACCGCCTGATTTCTTATCGTTAAGTTTTCTTAAATATGCGCTTATCGCATTAAACCAATTTCAAACAGAGCAAATAAAATCAGGTTTGTATCAAGCAGTAACACCACTAAGCCAAGCTGCGTTGTTACCCGTTTTATGGCGCTACTTAGATAAGTTACACCCTAACTTATGGCACCAAGGACAATACTTTGTTGCCAGTGGCACTGCACTGCAAAGGCTAGTGGGTGACGGTGAAATAAATCTTGGTTTCACCTTTTCTGCGGCGCAAATTCCAGCGTCTGTCGCGCGATATAACTTACCCGAAAACACCCGAAGTTTTGTTATGCAAGATGGCAGCTTAAGTAATATACATTTTGTTGCTATTCCTTATAATGCGGCGAATAGTAACTCAGCAAAAGTAGTTGCTAATTTTATGCTCAGCGTTGAAGCACAAGCAAAAAAACAACAAGCTGAAGTTTGGGGTGATAGTACCGTTATCGATGTTTCACAATTACCGTCACCGCAACAATTATTGTTTAGTACAAATAAGCAGTCTCCAAGTGCATTACCGATCAGCAGTAAAATAAAAGCATTAAGTGAACCTCACCCTAGCTGGTCTAAACTCATCAGCCGTGAATGGCTGAAACGCTATGGGGCGCAATAA
- a CDS encoding DUF547 domain-containing protein: protein MVNLNKALLRAKSLPLALLLVLSTVYSAISVAQETLHQPWQTLLAQHVKPINNGHSSQVDYAGMKMERAQLKAYLAALGSVDKDVFAQWPAPKQLAFLINAYNAWTVEFILTAYPDLASIKDLGSFFSSPWSKKFIPLLGETRSLDNIEHQLIRGDNKYGDPRIHFAVNCASIGCPALREEAYSAEKLEQQLNEQTVRFLTDTSRNRFNDSSMELSAIFKWYGDDFALGFRGSNSLPAFILLYHEALNLTPAQLALLKSEKMDNKFLNYDWALNAAR, encoded by the coding sequence ATGGTTAACTTAAACAAAGCCCTATTAAGGGCTAAATCTTTACCGTTAGCTTTATTGTTAGTGTTAAGTACAGTTTATAGCGCCATTAGTGTGGCGCAAGAAACCTTGCATCAACCATGGCAAACGTTATTAGCTCAGCATGTAAAGCCGATAAATAATGGTCATTCAAGCCAAGTAGATTACGCGGGCATGAAAATGGAACGAGCGCAGTTAAAAGCTTATTTAGCTGCACTTGGTTCAGTTGATAAAGACGTGTTTGCTCAATGGCCAGCACCTAAGCAATTGGCTTTTTTAATCAACGCTTATAATGCTTGGACCGTTGAGTTTATTTTAACCGCATATCCAGATTTAGCATCAATTAAAGATTTGGGTAGCTTTTTTAGTTCGCCATGGAGTAAAAAATTTATTCCATTACTCGGCGAAACACGCAGCTTAGATAATATTGAACACCAATTAATTCGTGGCGATAATAAATATGGTGACCCACGTATTCATTTTGCCGTTAATTGTGCCAGTATTGGTTGCCCTGCTTTGCGTGAAGAAGCTTATAGTGCAGAAAAATTAGAGCAACAGTTAAACGAACAAACGGTGCGTTTTTTAACAGATACAAGCCGTAACCGTTTTAACGACAGTTCAATGGAGCTTTCTGCTATTTTTAAATGGTATGGTGATGACTTCGCTTTAGGCTTTCGTGGCAGTAATTCTTTACCTGCTTTTATATTGCTTTATCATGAAGCATTAAATTTAACACCCGCTCAACTAGCATTATTAAAGTCTGAAAAAATGGATAATAAATTTTTAAATTATGATTGGGCACTCAATGCTGCGAGGTAA
- a CDS encoding FAD-dependent oxidoreductase, whose translation MFKKVLLLVIAITLVALFFHYDLNQLLTLEGLKGSMDQFGEWREQSPILIIGGFFALYVLVAALSLPGAAILTLAAGALFGLVEGFIIVSFASSIGALLAFLVSRYLLRESIKKKFPERLKAIDEGVQREGAFYLFTLRLVPVFPFFLVNLLMGVTGIKAWTFYWVSQLGMLAGTVVYVNAGTQLADIESLSGILSPKLIFSFVLLGLLPLIGKAIVNKIKQRKVYKKWQKPKSFDRNLLVIGAGAGGLVTSYIAAAVKAKVTLIEAGEMGGDCLNYGCVPSKAIIKSAKIVDQIKHGEHYGLENATPQFSFKKVMARVHQVIADIAPHDSVERYTDLGVEVIKGYGKLINPWTVEIKLNDGTMQTLTARSIVIATGARPFVPPLPGIEDSGYVTSDTLWTEFAKLDTAPKKLVVLGGGPIGSELAQSFARLGSQVIQIEMAERIMIREDLEVSEFASQSLQKSGVNILTSHQALRCEQRDGKKFIIVKNLKHEQGSEQEEEMAIEYDELLCAVGRSARLKGYGLEELGIETNRTIQTNDYLETLYPNIFAAGDIVGPYQFTHVAAHQGWYAAVNALFGTFKKFKVDYRVIPWATFIDPEVARVGINEQEAIEQGIDYEITRFDFEELDRAITDSAANGFIKVITPKGKDKILGVTIVSEHAGDLIAEFVLAMKHGLGLNKILGTIHSYPTWAEGNKYAAGEWKRNHAPETVLSWLEKFHTWRRG comes from the coding sequence ATGTTTAAGAAAGTCTTATTATTAGTTATTGCTATTACGCTAGTAGCATTGTTTTTTCATTACGATTTAAACCAATTACTTACGCTAGAAGGTCTGAAAGGATCAATGGATCAATTTGGCGAGTGGCGTGAACAATCACCAATATTAATCATCGGTGGTTTCTTTGCCTTGTACGTTTTAGTCGCTGCACTTTCGTTACCTGGCGCGGCCATTTTAACCTTGGCTGCTGGTGCTTTATTTGGTTTAGTTGAAGGCTTTATTATTGTTTCATTTGCCTCAAGCATTGGCGCACTATTAGCCTTTTTAGTCTCACGCTATTTATTACGTGAAAGCATTAAAAAGAAGTTTCCTGAACGCTTAAAAGCTATTGATGAAGGTGTTCAAAGAGAAGGCGCGTTTTATTTATTTACATTGCGCTTAGTACCTGTTTTTCCGTTCTTTTTAGTCAATTTATTAATGGGCGTTACTGGCATAAAAGCTTGGACGTTTTATTGGGTAAGCCAACTAGGTATGCTTGCCGGAACTGTAGTTTATGTTAACGCCGGCACACAGCTAGCTGACATAGAAAGCTTGTCAGGTATATTATCGCCTAAGCTTATCTTCTCTTTTGTTTTATTAGGGCTCTTACCTTTAATTGGCAAAGCAATTGTTAATAAAATAAAGCAACGTAAAGTTTATAAAAAATGGCAAAAACCAAAAAGTTTTGACCGTAATTTATTAGTTATCGGTGCGGGTGCTGGTGGTTTAGTAACGAGTTATATTGCAGCAGCAGTAAAAGCGAAAGTTACGTTAATTGAAGCGGGTGAGATGGGTGGCGACTGCTTAAACTATGGCTGTGTACCCAGTAAAGCGATCATTAAAAGTGCAAAAATTGTCGATCAAATTAAACATGGCGAACACTACGGTTTAGAAAACGCTACACCACAATTTTCCTTCAAGAAAGTCATGGCTCGTGTTCATCAAGTTATCGCTGATATTGCCCCGCATGACAGTGTTGAACGCTACACTGACTTAGGTGTAGAAGTTATTAAAGGCTACGGAAAGTTAATTAACCCATGGACGGTAGAAATTAAACTTAACGATGGCACCATGCAAACACTCACCGCTCGCAGTATTGTTATTGCAACCGGCGCTCGTCCATTTGTACCGCCATTACCGGGTATTGAAGACAGTGGTTACGTTACCAGTGATACTTTATGGACAGAATTTGCCAAACTCGATACTGCGCCGAAAAAATTAGTCGTATTAGGCGGCGGACCTATAGGCAGTGAACTTGCACAAAGTTTCGCTCGTTTAGGTTCACAAGTCATACAAATTGAAATGGCTGAGCGCATTATGATCAGAGAAGACTTGGAAGTCTCTGAATTTGCCAGTCAGTCTTTACAAAAAAGTGGTGTTAATATCCTGACCTCACATCAAGCTTTACGTTGTGAGCAACGCGATGGTAAAAAATTCATCATTGTTAAAAACCTTAAGCACGAGCAAGGTTCAGAGCAAGAAGAAGAAATGGCTATCGAATACGACGAGTTATTGTGTGCTGTTGGCCGCTCTGCCCGCTTGAAAGGTTACGGTCTTGAAGAATTAGGTATCGAAACTAATCGTACTATTCAAACTAATGACTACTTAGAAACGTTATACCCTAATATATTTGCGGCGGGCGATATTGTTGGTCCTTATCAGTTTACTCATGTTGCCGCTCATCAGGGTTGGTATGCTGCAGTTAATGCATTGTTTGGCACTTTTAAGAAGTTTAAAGTCGATTATCGTGTTATCCCATGGGCGACATTTATTGACCCAGAAGTAGCGCGTGTTGGTATTAATGAGCAAGAAGCGATAGAGCAAGGCATTGACTACGAAATAACCCGCTTTGACTTTGAAGAGTTAGACCGAGCTATTACTGACAGTGCTGCTAACGGTTTTATCAAAGTGATCACGCCAAAAGGCAAAGATAAAATACTCGGCGTCACTATTGTTTCTGAACATGCCGGTGATTTAATTGCAGAATTTGTTTTAGCGATGAAACATGGTTTAGGATTAAACAAAATATTAGGCACAATTCACAGTTACCCAACATGGGCTGAAGGTAATAAATACGCCGCTGGCGAATGGAAACGTAACCATGCACCTGAAACCGTTTTAAGCTGGTTAGAGAAGTTCCATACGTGGAGAAGAGGTTAA
- a CDS encoding TonB-dependent receptor, translating to MKYSLIALSIHIVFQAQVANAQAVAETEATGIEVIEVAGQRIINHGFSPKNTKISGPFGDDLALADIARSMTPITSAMMEQLNITDLQDILAISPSSYSASGFGAPSLPTLRGQLGELFQDGMRRQAGNNGFGVPLSFNSVEQLDVIKGAPPVLFGSSQRNGGFVNLQSKRASTQESAAKVKFTAGRWDQYSAQLDISAPIVKGESGFRISAEHIDNGSFYDHSSFESDSLYAAFSFLPDEKSTWDINVEFYQVEFTDNAGINRPTQALIDHGLYITGQGVQPNGSLIPGAGAIISPTGQVQISRSTVLTDPDNANEAETFLLHSIYTRELSGQTRLKNSTYYQHLTRDEIAQNSFVEIIDAADTAQNRLELSHDWNNQQQTIFAFDVRYNKVRGYSQFTTEADDPIDLTGPIENRRIPLTLEQQARLVELSPGVFVSPGGQYDINNDNVGDFSLSDTTDSTSWQTGFAIQQDSQWSERLRTNFGYRIDFYDVEARDPIAPVGQVAAQDSINKILHSGQASINYKLDTDLTIYAATSYNEATSNSMAGGNSLGGDNLISEQNFATENTLNEVGIKYIPDNSAWYLDGSIFNQRRSLRNRDGSNTGIKTKGVELQVFYDAAPYWFNVSYSYLDARYDNSASSQSSSQIADAFDNSRPDIIQGSSVGAPSFTAFAPSTRRVQGIPEQSLSVNGGIYLSEYWQAGFAALYTSSYPLDYLATVNIRDQYTLGLNTSYTIAENTKVRFDINNVTNQKNWRPVFEGGYFGSTLVFPELPINAKLTLTHSF from the coding sequence ATGAAATACAGTTTAATCGCTCTTAGCATTCATATCGTTTTTCAAGCTCAAGTAGCGAATGCTCAAGCAGTAGCAGAAACTGAAGCAACAGGTATTGAAGTTATTGAAGTAGCCGGTCAACGTATTATTAATCATGGTTTTTCACCTAAAAACACTAAAATAAGTGGTCCCTTTGGCGATGATTTAGCATTAGCTGACATTGCACGTTCTATGACACCCATTACTAGTGCCATGATGGAACAATTAAACATAACTGACTTACAAGATATTTTAGCTATCTCACCAAGCAGTTATTCAGCAAGTGGTTTTGGTGCACCAAGCCTACCAACGTTACGTGGGCAACTTGGCGAACTGTTTCAAGATGGAATGCGTCGTCAAGCGGGTAATAATGGCTTTGGTGTGCCACTTTCTTTTAATTCTGTTGAGCAGCTTGATGTTATAAAAGGTGCGCCACCCGTGTTATTTGGTAGTAGCCAACGTAACGGCGGTTTTGTTAATTTACAATCTAAACGTGCTTCAACGCAAGAAAGTGCAGCAAAAGTAAAGTTTACTGCTGGTCGTTGGGATCAATACAGTGCACAACTTGATATATCGGCTCCTATAGTTAAAGGTGAAAGTGGCTTTAGGATCAGCGCTGAGCATATTGATAATGGCAGCTTTTACGATCATTCAAGTTTCGAAAGTGACAGCCTTTATGCCGCATTTAGCTTCCTGCCAGATGAGAAAAGCACTTGGGATATAAACGTTGAATTTTACCAAGTTGAATTTACTGACAATGCCGGTATCAACCGACCTACGCAAGCACTGATCGATCATGGCTTATATATAACGGGCCAAGGCGTACAGCCTAATGGCAGCCTTATACCTGGTGCTGGTGCCATCATATCACCTACTGGACAGGTTCAAATCAGCCGCAGTACTGTATTAACCGACCCTGATAACGCAAACGAAGCCGAAACATTTTTACTTCACAGTATATATACGCGCGAATTAAGTGGACAAACACGACTAAAAAACAGCACTTATTATCAGCATTTAACTCGTGATGAAATTGCTCAAAATAGCTTTGTGGAAATTATAGATGCCGCAGATACGGCACAAAATAGACTAGAACTAAGTCATGATTGGAACAACCAACAACAAACCATTTTCGCCTTTGATGTTCGTTACAATAAAGTACGCGGTTATAGCCAATTTACTACCGAGGCTGACGACCCTATCGATTTAACAGGGCCCATTGAAAATCGACGCATTCCACTTACACTTGAACAACAAGCTAGACTTGTAGAACTCAGCCCCGGTGTGTTTGTTTCACCCGGTGGACAATATGATATAAATAATGACAACGTGGGTGATTTTTCATTATCTGATACTACCGACTCTACTAGCTGGCAGACAGGCTTTGCTATTCAACAAGATAGTCAATGGAGCGAACGTTTAAGAACAAACTTTGGTTACCGTATCGACTTTTATGACGTAGAAGCCAGAGATCCTATTGCACCTGTAGGTCAAGTAGCAGCGCAAGATAGCATTAATAAAATATTACACTCAGGACAAGCTAGTATTAATTATAAGCTTGATACTGATTTAACCATTTATGCGGCAACAAGCTACAACGAAGCAACATCAAACAGTATGGCCGGTGGTAATTCACTAGGCGGTGACAATTTGATCAGTGAACAGAACTTTGCCACTGAAAACACCCTCAATGAAGTCGGTATTAAATATATCCCAGACAATAGTGCTTGGTATCTTGATGGTTCAATATTTAATCAACGTCGTAGTTTACGTAATCGCGACGGTAGTAACACAGGTATAAAAACCAAAGGTGTTGAACTGCAAGTTTTTTATGACGCTGCACCTTACTGGTTTAACGTTAGTTACAGCTACCTTGATGCTCGATATGATAACTCAGCTAGCAGTCAAAGCTCATCACAAATAGCCGATGCCTTTGATAATTCACGCCCTGATATTATTCAAGGGTCCAGTGTTGGTGCGCCAAGCTTTACTGCATTTGCGCCATCTACTCGACGTGTTCAAGGTATTCCAGAGCAATCTTTAAGTGTTAATGGTGGCATTTATCTAAGCGAATATTGGCAAGCAGGTTTTGCCGCTTTATATACTTCTAGTTACCCGCTAGATTATTTGGCAACGGTGAACATACGCGATCAATACACCTTAGGTCTTAATACCAGTTATACCATAGCCGAAAACACTAAAGTGCGTTTCGATATTAATAACGTCACTAATCAAAAAAATTGGCGCCCCGTGTTTGAAGGGGGATATTTTGGCTCAACATTAGTTTTCCCTGAATTGCCTATCAATGCCAAACTCACTTTAACGCACAGTTTTTAA